The Misgurnus anguillicaudatus chromosome 12, ASM2758022v2, whole genome shotgun sequence region TGGCTGGAGTTTGGGCAAATGCGACGAACGGAACGGAGGGAACAATTACTGTCGATGGTGTAGCAGAGGAAATCCTGCAAACTCCACTGGCGTCAACGGCGTCCATAACCTTCTCACCTTGAACTTCTTTGGGTGACGCACATATCATATTAATTTCCTTGTTTCCACGGAAGGTTTTTAACCAGGCCACTAGGGGACACACAACTGGTCCACAGTCCCACATGTTTCCAGCAAAACTAATTGTGGTCAGAGAGGCCCAGGCATCCACAACGTCCTGCGACACATTGACAAGCTTGTTTGAATCTAGGTTAAGTGCCTGCAAGTTTGGAATGGCCCGGTACACCTCTGCATCTATCTCCTGCAAGTCGTTTCCCGAAAGGTCTAGTTTCTGCAACGACGTCCAAGTCCACGTGAGGCCTTCGCTCATGGTCCGAATGCGGTTCCATTGCAAGTAAAGAGCACGCAAATTATAGAAACGAGGAAAGTTGAAGAAGTTGATTTTGGAGAACTGGTTATGCTCGATATGCAGCTCGGTCAGCTTCGTCAGGCCCGACATTGAATTACGGGTGATGCTGCGCAGGCGATTGTAGCCAAGGTCAAGGAACTCCAGATTACGGCAGTCCTGAAAAAGGCGAGACGGGAGGTTCTTAAGGGAGTTGGAGCGCATGTGCAAGCTGAGTAGCTTGCGCAGTCCCTGAAACTGGCCTGGCTGTAGAGCTTGCAGCTTGTTATAAGAGAGATCCAGGTTCCTCAAATTGGGTACCAGGTGAAACGTGGTGTTATGAAGCAGCGTGATCTTGTTGGAGCTCAATATCAGCTCTTTGAGCCTCCGTATCCCTTGGAAAGCACGAGCATCCACGCTGGCAATGTAGTTGTGGTCCAGGTAAAGCCAAATGAGCTGGTTGAGACCAACAAATTGGCCAGCTTTTAAGCTCGCCAAGCTGTTATATCGCAGGGAAAGGCCCTGACAGCCACCAGAGAGGTTCTTAGGAACATCACGAAATGCACTGGACTCACAGTATACGATCTTGCCATCGCACCGGCAGCTTCGGGGGCAAGGGCGATCACCGAAGCAGGGGGTGGCAGAGAACCATGCCTGCATTAGCAGTGGCACCATAAACCAGCGGTGCCTCATGGCAAAGCCTGGAATGGAGAAGAAAAgcaaaattaagtcacaacaatCTTCCTTAATATACAATAGGACCGCATGAATTCACCTGATAAGATTTAAAATGGGTGAACTGAAGGAGTATGTCCTTAAAATGAAATTGCTCTTGTTTATCCACTCTAGTGTTGTCTGCAAACTCTATACATTTTATTCTTTCATGAAATAGAAATGACCGCAAGGCTCGGTCAGACTCACTCtcatttttacagaaaaaggacaccatttttgtgttacacagaAAAATGCAAGTCATTCGGTATTAAACAACCAGAGGGTGAGAAATtattatgaaaaacattttCCTTTCTGGGCaaactttccctttaaagaTAAATTAGCTATATGTTGAATATTTAATGTATACATTGAAAGTGAAAGAAATTAACTTGACTAATAAGATGTGAAATTCTGTAATTGTTCTGTGATTATAAACCCTTGAAGTATTACATATAGACAGCAGTGTGATACTGCATGGTAAACAATTAACAATGTGGTGATTGTTGAAATCAATCCAGTCATGGCATGTTGTTTAATTCCTCTTTCTGGCAATAGTAAACATACTATCAGTACAAGCCAGTGCTACAATAAGCTTGGACATAAGCTCAGTACAGCATGAAAGCAAGCATCCTGAGAGATGCTTAGGCCATCCTATTAGACCCTAATTATAATCTAAAGGATTGTCAATCAAACAAATCAGATTGATGTCTAGTATATCTTCCCTGCCAGCATTTGTCCATCTTTCCCTCATGCAAAAGGCCTAGATGTTGTGCTAGTCGAAATGAAAAGGTGTGGGAGGTTGAAGCATTTCAGCAGTGAAACCTCAACCAAACAATGGCTCGTGAGGTCAGAGATCTTGCTGTAATGCACATGCTCTTTGCTCAGAAGTCTGAACATTTTTCAGTAATAGGATTTTATCATTTGTGCTTTCTGGCCTTCACTACCACAACTGTAAAAGGGTTTCAGTTCAGCTGAGACAGAAACTTACCAATCACTTTTACAAAGCTGTCTAGAAATAACATTCTGAAATCAAAATCCTAAGGCATTATCTGTCTGTATCAAGCGCAAGGAGTACGTAGGCAATGCACATTAATATTGTCATAACAGGAATTCGTACAGGTGGTTATGAAATATCGCAGCCACTACTTTGCTTGAAGGCAAAATGATTTCAAAGCCATCcaaataacattttcaaaaatgccaCATTTAGTGGAATCTAAAGCTTTACTTGTCTGACCGTGTTGTCTGACACTGAAAATGAGATGATATTGTATTCACcgggtatttttttaaataatttaaaagctTAAAATCAGTATTAACCCTTAAACAGGCAATGTGCACCACGGGATACGCTCTCTTCAGTGTCTTGTTTGGggcataaaaaagatttttcaacCAAATCCTTCTATCAGTTATCAAACCTTGGTCTGTCTTGAATATGTGGGTAACATTATTTGCttcaaggttttttttattgattGGTCAGCCCGACCCAAATCCAACATGGCCACCGGTTTTGCAGGACAGTCAGATTTTGTAGTAAGAAAATGAATATTAATCTtacttttcttctttaaaaaaaatattaatactgcTAATATTAATTGTGAGCATTGTCTTAAGGTGCTGAAGAAGAAAATTCGGTTATATGTTGTTTATATTGTTATTTagcacattttgaaatatacgtATCCCCTGAGATACATTGCCTGATTAGGGTATAAAAAAGGGATTAACCACAATATGGCCTATCTTTGTATTTTGAGttgaaaaaatgtaataaatgatcaaatttGCAGGTTAAACTGATATTCGTATATTTAGGTGACTGCATCTTAGCATTTTAACTGAATATTTTCTTTCGCGGCTTCACAACAGCTAATTTTATGGTATAAGGAATGATAGGGAATATGAGTTATAGAGTCAATACCAATGAATTCTTCAGATTTTGACAAAAGTGATGAAGATGAAATTTTTTGTGACAGTGCAGTGGTGTATTAGAACCAAGAAATGTAGGTAATTTTCCTCATGCTAGGCATGCATTCCTCTAAATTGCAGCCAATAAGAGGCCTCTGCATGAAACACATATAGACACATATAGTTTACATTGAAGGGTAGTTCAGGTAGTATGCAAAATTAATCAATTCTTAAATAATTTACCAAACTAGTattatctaaaaatatatatatattttgcaggTGGAGCAGAAAAAGCACCAACGTAGCCAATGaagacatttaaaaactgctCATTCTTAGTTAGGCCTACCTACATTTAGTTGTGTTATTTACATGCAATGTTACTAGTAAACCTGTTGTTTACACAGTTTAAAAtggatgaaaaaatatatatggcaTGTTTTAGAGCAAGAGAGGAAGTCAGAATCACATAATTTTTgctgcaaataaaaaattaattttgatGACTTAATCCTTTTTTTATACCTTAATAGGGCAATGTATCCCAGGAGATACAACTCATAAAATCCTGaatatatcaaatattttaaaaattccaATGAATATCTATTACATAAGTCCAGATGATACAAAAAATGTcatgaaattattttttgctcaTCGTTTTCCACTCTTGCCTGTTTAAGGGTTAAAACACGTGAATAGTCGTGAACTTTAATAATGAACCTGCTGTTAAAATGATAATACACAGTGGTCCCGAAAATGACTTGCATTAGATAACACAATACCGAAGAATatcaaattttacttttttcaatAACAAGTCCCGATGCAAGTAAATTACTTTCACAGTTGTTTTTACTGCAGTATGCATAGATCAAACATACAGGGCTTATGACAACGCAAACAGCATTTTAGCATATACATAGCATATCTGAAATTTTATTCATATTACACCTATACGGTCTGATCATATTGTACATACTACACcaatgactgataaacaagTGTCCTACATTATTCTGCAAAAGACTTaccgtgggtttacaccagacgcgagttcaacgatttgcacgagtagattacatacaaagtcaatgcaaagacacgatcagacgAGTACTAGCGTGGGGCGATGCTAATGAGACGATATGGGCGGCGCATTAACCGcggaaaacacgcgctattcgcctcaaacgtgtctcgaaaaaatattcaacttgagcgaaaaattcacatgacacgCAGTttaatcccgcgagtaatctagagcgagtaacgcaatgccccgcatttggtgtgtacgtagcattaagGGGATTGCACAACGGCTGTGCAGCTCAGCGTCGCGCtgcgtcgagtcgcgtctaggacaactcggaggtattgtaaaccggaagtgcaccttaaatagcgcaagcttcgtcagatagcgtctacttcaaaatgcaaaatatacgttagcagccaatgttaatcgttaatgatttgggacaaatatgatgttatttaatgttaaactatgtgagtggcgcgacagggatttgagcaacttcctgagtcaaagctgggctgcgcggacaggcgccacctggtggcaccggtgtgcatatactcatagcaaacaatgtgttcgatttttttagaatggggcagcgctgagctgcgcggctggtgtgcgaccccctttaggggccaatcacaccaaacgcgtttatggcagttgcaagcgcctttttttgaatgatattctatgagCGGGGAGCGTTTTCGTGTGCTGTTTATGCGCACCGaacgccttgcggtttttgctgCCTGCCGCAGCACATGCTTTTGAAGGAGCGCAGAGAGCGGaaaagcgcccgacgtcatttgcgtctttgcattgtccaatcgaatgaggggagaggcaggCCTTACATTATGGTGAGGGaggtttacagttgctttgaagaaccggattCCACTCGTTCACTCTTTCCtgcatgtttgtgcacctctcaccctcaaacaaggtcagatcaaagcgtcctctttttaaagtttctgctaatatgacagttaacagaaAAGagtgctcacgcttcaatatttgattgacaagacagctgactcgctGGTTGTCAAGCGATAcaaaaagccgcgtcgcactgctctttttaaaaagatctaaaaaagctttaaaacgcgtttggtgtgattagccccttagGCCGCCTCCAGTTGTTTTTGCTAAATTTTAATGAccatctatatttatttttcgctctttttattaaaatactaaacagaaaatacaggaaacatgcacaatttgaaaaaaaaggCTTCTTCAGGCAAAAGtcagtttattttatattaagtgtaACCTCTCTTCAACGCACTAGTATGCACAGCTTTCGAAGAGACTGGAATCCTGAACTCATTAGCTTAGTATTTGAAATTAAGATTTCATTAGATTTAAGAGAGCCTGCAGGTGCCCGCTATTGGTCAAGTGTAAGAGGAGCTCACACTAAATGCTTGTCACTTTGGCttacttgtattttgttttttaatactgcatacatacacatttcttgtattttctggttatattataataaagagactgaataaatattatgaaaaaaataaaaataaaataataataataaaaaaagaataaatatgGTCAATTACCcattgcaaaaaacaacaaaactaaTGGTGGCATGGAGGCCTAAGGCTTTTGGATGGTAGCCTGTTCATTATGAATgctgtaaacatgtttttaatgGATGTTCCCCACAAATTCATGCAGGTGTTTTAAAGTGTATCCACAGGTGCCGTTCAAGTTCCAAAAACTTGACAACCAAAAAGTGTCTATTGttccatttaagaaatgttttatgttgCATCTTATACAATGATgttcatacatttttaacttAATGTAGCTTAAGGTGGAAATCATTTTGTTTGGGAACACTAACTGTATGTGATCGACAACGAAGAGGAATCCGAAAGAGAGAGATTCCAGTGACCTGCAACTTCAAGGTGCAGTCACAATAAAGCAATTGCGTCATATCAGCCATATAATCAGCCTGAATAAGTTTAATGACATTTGCTAATGAAACGATGCTGATAAACCTAATGATCCAAGCGAACTCTAATGAAAACGAATTTGTTTCCAAACCTGGACTGCCACTTTTCTTATTTTGGAGGCAACTGTATATTTTTGGTAAAATTGGTAATGACCCCTGCATGTAGTCTTTGCAAAGACGCTTACAAAATTTTGCCAGgtttattttatgtttgctgTGAAGAAGACTACAGTGCCGCAAAGCTGTGAGCATAGCTCATCGTTTTACGAGCTGTGAAAGGCCATCTCTAACGAATAACAATCAGAGCAGGTCGCATATCTGTCAAAGAGCCCCTGTAAAATGATTGAAAGCACGTCTATTATCGAGTACTCTAATGCGGCCATGAGAAGGTCTGCAGTTTATAGTTAATCGGGGTGCGTTGTTAAATAATGGCTGTATGATGGTTGAGAGAATATTCACTTTTTATTTCTGTAGCGTTTTTCACTATTTTGCATTATTTAAAGCAGACGGTAAAATACATTAAGAAACATAAtcttaacatttttttacactgtGCGTCCGTTAATAAATCAAGTTAGACACTCGTGcaataatcatttttttctgttaaaacataaaattaattTTCCAGTAACACGGTGCCTGTATAACTCCACCGGTCCATACGTTCAGCTGTGCGCACTTACGCACACACAGAGACGCGCACACAAGGATGCACGCACAAATGTGATCTTTACATGTATTTAAAGGTGCGAATGTACAAAGACAATGAGTTCAGATTTAGGCTACTGTCTACTACAGGTTTACAGTACGCAACCAACAGCGTGCCCCAAACTGGATCTGAAAAGTTGCTTTGGCTCCAAAAATGAGGTCCGATTTGCATTCTGATGTCAATCAATCGATCCGGCGTCGGTCTGCACTACTTTAAAGCAGGATGGAGAAGCCACCTGAATAAACGAATGCACGGATTTATTTGACTGTATAGCCTACATCACATCATCATTCGTAGTGAACTGAAGCGAATGCAAGGTCAgattagaaataaataaatgcatgcaaTTGCCATGAAGGCAAGATCATGTGCATCAGTGATGAGAACATTTCATGCATGCGTAGGATTTTATGCCACCTATCCGCTGCTTAACTCAAGCGAATTTATATTTTACCTGCTTTGCCCTTAACTGTGCATATATCTAAAACCATGCCACGCAGAGAAACATAGTTTGTCTGTGCACTCGGTGATCGTAAACTTACCCATCACCGCGTCTCAGTCAACTCCTGACCACAGGTTTTACAGCTTTCTACCGCCCGACACCCGAAGCGTCATGGCACGCGCTCTCTTCAGCTGGTTCGGTTCTTCCAAAGACGCGCGTTCCCGCTGGTAGTCCTCCACCGCAGAGCAGGCGCGGGAAATCTTCCTCGTATCCGTTGTTGATGCCAGTCTCTCCAAACCGACCACTGTCCATGTCTCTCAATTCTCCTCAAAACAAAATCAGACAGGTCGGGTTTTCATCACAAATATCCATTTGAAACCAAAGATCCTAAAAATATACACGTTTACAAGCGAGGCGCGCGATACCAAATCCAAGTTATCTACCACGAGTCAAACTTATGGAATTCCCAGCAATCCCGTTTCGTCTCATCGTATTCCATCGTAGCACACTGCGCAAATTCTGTTTTCCCCAAAAGGATGTTGTTTACCGAAAACAAATACGTTAATAATTTGACATCAATCAAAATTGCCATTCACGTGAGCGCACAATCCATTAAACAACACAGTCATGGAATACAGTTTGGAATTGTTCTGTATTCCACTCCATCTGGAATGTTTCCCCTCATCTGTACAGTTCCCGACAGCAGAGAGATGCAGCAGGGATGTGAGTGGTTAACCACGACTGCCTGTCGCACCATAACTTTGTCAGGCAGAATCGGAATGCCCTCTTCTGGCGAACTGACATCTCCAGCAACAATCTCTTCCCACTTCTCTTTCAGGCGATGTTTCCCATGGAAAATAAGTGCTTTCACAAAAAGCTAGCTAAAAAGAGTTGCCAAACAAGAAATTACAGGCTACTAATCACCCAAATATAAATGACACCTGGACTGTATTGATTGCCAAGCATCccatttactcttttttttaaacaaatgagtGGTTTAAATCTCCACAAAAACACCATAACATGTAATTTATCGTTATAATAGGAATTTCTCAGGGCTTTATGGTTCCTGCAG contains the following coding sequences:
- the LOC129447153 gene encoding leucine-rich repeat transmembrane neuronal protein 4 is translated as MGFAMRHRWFMVPLLMQAWFSATPCFGDRPCPRSCRCDGKIVYCESSAFRDVPKNLSGGCQGLSLRYNSLASLKAGQFVGLNQLIWLYLDHNYIASVDARAFQGIRRLKELILSSNKITLLHNTTFHLVPNLRNLDLSYNKLQALQPGQFQGLRKLLSLHMRSNSLKNLPSRLFQDCRNLEFLDLGYNRLRSITRNSMSGLTKLTELHIEHNQFSKINFFNFPRFYNLRALYLQWNRIRTMSEGLTWTWTSLQKLDLSGNDLQEIDAEVYRAIPNLQALNLDSNKLVNVSQDVVDAWASLTTISFAGNMWDCGPVVCPLVAWLKTFRGNKEINMICASPKEVQGEKVMDAVDASGVCRISSATPSTVIVPSVPFVAFAQTPASSFVPTLKSGDSRRGQGTSLKDATSSVPSQPAVPPPEQDFEPVSFHKIVAGSVALFLSVAMILLVIYVSWKRYPSSVKQLQENSAAARKRRKKSRETERTLSTPLQEYYVDYKPNNSEGTDVLVNGTGPCTYTISGSRECEVPHQMSTLTFYRYEQPIVDYCQAHQPLRLNMSYEGPPQSMEGLEDLPTRERSTIQTVALPAVPAIKTGPPGPCSPPSQRAPGEGPCIPYPTTERTINYPTTERSTSTLTFRR